The Fusarium falciforme chromosome 10, complete sequence DNA segment CTTGGCCCATCCAGGATGAGCTCCCCTCCTGAGAAGGCCTCAATGAGGAGGCTGAGACAAGCGAGCATACCGTCTCTGGTTCCGAGATCAATTTCCAACACCAATTACGGTTGGTGGGTCAAAGAAAGCAGGTATCCAGATACTTTACCCATGTACGTACAGTCAGTTGAAGAGTCCGCACGACAgactaatacctattaaatGGCAGAGAGGGCTCATTTATCGCAACAGCGGGGACTGGGAAAGGTAGGGAAGAAAAGACACCGGGGCGCTTGATCTGCACATTCAAGGCAAAAAGAGACACTGGCCGATATATGATGGATGCCCTATTGACACATATGGGTGGGTGGATATAGAGCAACAAGACTTGCTTGGTGCGAAGCAACAAAAAGTAGCAAGGATTCATTGCCAAAGGCAAAAAGAACTGTCGGTGGAGAGGCTCGAACTCTCGACCTTTGGATGTCCCTGACCTTGGGCCAAGTCATGCTATGAGACCAACGCTCTAACCAACTGAGCCACACCGACTGTTTCTGATTGTTGAAGGCAAGTGATCTAATTGGAtccaagaggaggagaaagtTCTAGTCCATTCAGCGAGCAGCGAGACAAGTCATTCCTGTTATCGAGTAACCTAGCAAGCCACCATTCCACCGCTGTCTCGCGGGTACTCGCCTAATCCCGCTCCATCgcccctcgccctcgcctccCAACCCTCGCGTCACCAAAAATCGCCCTCTCGCATCACTCGCTCTTCACAAAACTCGGTGCTGCGCCACGCTCGTCCACGAAGCTCCCACGCAACGCGCACCCATCTCGGGACTCCGACTGCGGTCAGCGGCTGCCAATGTTGGTCCGCTGGTGCCTTGCGCCCACCGAAATAGTCTATTGTGATTAGTATGCATTGCGTATGGTGGTGCGAAAGAGAGTGCGAGATTTGGAGGAGGCGAGGGTGGGATATAAGGCTGCCATGAACCCGTCGATTTGGAATGATCAGATCAAGCAATACACACAATAACCTTCAATCCTTACATCTACTCTACATAATACTCAATTTCTacaccatctcatctcatctcatcaagcaaAATGACTGTCGTCTACTCCACCAACGAGCCCGTTGACCCTCTCAAGCAGTCTGGCCAGGCCCCTCCCACTTACACGGTCGAGCCGGACTACCAGCAACCTACCCCATCGGAGCAACAACCCCAAGATGCCTCCAGCAAGCAGGCCAAGGGTCACCACTTTCACAGAATCAGCTCCAAGGCTGGCTGGCCACTGAACAAGGCCGCCAACTTAATCGGTGCTGAGGGATGGTGGCCTACTACCATGGATAAGGAGTGCAACAAGGCCGCTCGCATCCTCCACAGCTTCACCAGTGAGTGCCCAGTAACAATAACCACCAACTATACTGACCTATCTCCAGACCTCAGCTCTTCCACCCCTCCCAAGACCAGTGGCCCCATGCATCCTACCGGCCTCACCCGCAAGTCCATGGTCAAGATCCCCCCTCACGTCCTCCACCGCGCCGCCGGtctcgccatcttcaacgtcCTCCGCGCTGGTGCCTGCCACGGCTCCCTCGCCGGCGGTTCTGGTGTTGTCGTCGCCCGCCGCCCCGACGGTACCTGGTCTCCTCCCTCGTCCTTCATCGTGAGCACCCTTGGTGCTGGCTTCGTCTTTGGCCTCGATGTCTACGATTGCGTCTGCGTTCTCAACACTCCCGAACAGGTCGCCGCCTTTACAAAGCCCCGCTTGTCCCTCGGCGCTGAGGGTTCCATCGCCGTCGGACCTCTCGGTACCGGCGGAAGTGTCGAGGCTACTGTCACCAAGACTGCACGACCGGTCTGGAGCTACATGAAGAGCCGGGGGCTGTGGGCAGGCGTACAGATTGATGGCACTATCATCGTCAGCCGAGGAGATGC contains these protein-coding regions:
- a CDS encoding Ysc84 domain-containing protein, which codes for MTVVYSTNEPVDPLKQSGQAPPTYTVEPDYQQPTPSEQQPQDASSKQAKGHHFHRISSKAGWPLNKAANLIGAEGWWPTTMDKECNKAARILHSFTNLSSSTPPKTSGPMHPTGLTRKSMVKIPPHVLHRAAGLAIFNVLRAGACHGSLAGGSGVVVARRPDGTWSPPSSFIVSTLGAGFVFGLDVYDCVCVLNTPEQVAAFTKPRLSLGAEGSIAVGPLGTGGSVEATVTKTARPVWSYMKSRGLWAGVQIDGTIIVSRGDANSAFYNERGITARKILTEDVAWPMSAKPLFEVLRAIEGRPDYDRTIVQEVGSVPPPGDAILSEKQERYTDEPELPAQQTREQTEEPKEELPNYTDVKPEVKEEEDDTVMSEKEKLAKSGY